The following is a genomic window from Lactococcus carnosus.
CCCTGGTAGCAGAAAGATAAAGAAGATACGCAGTCTTTGCTTATTACGTAAGCGAAGTGTCTCACTTTTGTTACATAATCTATAAATTAACTCGCTAAAACAAATCAGCACTAGCCAAGTGAGTAGATAAATTGAGACGTAGGAGATGCTGGCACTTGTCGATTCAGGATGCTCAGCGTGAGCTACCGTAACAAAAGGAAACAGACAGACAACTAGTAAAACCAAGTGATTGGCCCACAGGATTAACTCATCCACTTTAGTATGCTTGAGAAAACTCATAATTTGATGATGCGCATTCCAAATCGAGGCTAAGGCTACAAACGTTGTGACATAGATCAACACTAATAACAACATATGATGCGAAAATAAGTTGCCATCTTCTGGCACTTTAAACTCTAAGACAGTCAGCGTCATGACAACAGCAAATATCCCATCGGTGAGTGCTTCTACTCTGCTTTTATTCATAGGGTAATTGTACCATAGCTAGTACCCTAATATTTACTTAAGACAAGCATTTTTTTCGTAAACAAAAAAAGCACTGATTGAATGCCGTATACGTAATAAGTAGAAACTCTAAGAGTGTTGGTATATCTACCTCTACAGGTTTTCTATTTTTCGAAATCCTGAATTTATTACGAGATTTATTACGACTAGTGTTTTTTTGTTAGAAATTTGCGATTGATTCAAAGCGTTCTACTGCCTTTATTTGATTGTCAGTTTCAAGGTGGCTGTATATATCCATAGTCATCTTTATACTAGCATGACCTAAACGTTCTTGTATCTCTTTATAAGGTACACCAGCATTAAGCAGTAGGCTAGCGTGTGAGTGCCTAAAGCCATGAAAGCCAACTTGTGGTAAGTCACAGGCTTTAAACCATTTTAATAAGACTGGCCGTATGATTTGGTAGTCGAGTACCTTACCAGTTATACCAGGGAATACCAACTCATGCTTACCTTTACCTATACTAAGAAAGTGTTTAGCTTGAAATATCCTCCAGTGTTTTAAAACTGCCAATGCTTTGCTATCGATCAACACTACCCTATTACTCTTATTAGTCTTAGGTGTTGACTGTATGATGGCCCTATGGGTTGTCTTACTAACAGAAACTGCGCCATTATCAAGATCAATATCAGACCAAGACAATGAGACTGCTTCCCCAATACGTAGCCCTGAAGCGACAAGTAACCTACTGAGGGCCAACATCAATTCAGTTGTATATCTTTCTTTTGGCAATGATTCAGCATAACCAAAGAATACTTTTAGTTGATCCACAGTAAGGTGCTTTATCTTCTTCTCAGTGCTTTCAAGTCGTACTTTTGGTACAATGACATTAAGACAACCCTCCTTTTTCTTCTTGGGCTAATTGGTGGCGATCCCTCAAAAAAAACAGACAAATGATAACACATATCCATGGTTATATCTAAAATTCTGGTTCTAACGTCTCTCGCTCTTTCGCTTGTTTTTAGTAACATAGAGAAATTTAAGACCGCTTTAAAGCTTGATACTGTCAATTTTCTTGTTTTGTTCCCGACATTTTTGTCGGTATCAAAATTATCATTGGTTTTCAAAAATATTTGAAGCTTAGAACCTGTCAAAACAGTCAGCCCATTTTCACTTAATTCTTGGTTATGTTCTTCAATAACTCTTTCAATTGTCCTAATATTAACCTCATAAAAATCTGCAATTTGTTGGTTAGTAAAATATAATTGGCTAATATTGAATATTTTTTTTGCTTCATTTAAAGCAAATGGATTGTTTAAAACATTTTGTCTATCGACTAGTGACTGTGTTAAATCTTTATTCATTTTCTTTTCCTTTCATGCACGCACATAGGCATTCTTATTTTTTTAATCTTACTATTTACTTTAGAGAAAGTACTTTTATGAGGCTTTATTAACTTCTTTTGAACTTTCTTCAAGTTCTTTAGCTTGTTTCAGCAAAAATATAGCGGTGTTTAACTCACTTCCCTTAGGAGAAAAAGCTCTTAAAGCTATTACTATTATAGCGCCAACAAGGGTAATGATAAAAATATTTTTAATGTTAAGTATATCGTGCGTTTCTTTGAAAACAGAAATAGAGCGAGTGATCAAGATACTAGGAGAACATAAGTATCAATGAATAAAAACATCTAAAATTTATAAATAAAAATTTGCCAGGCAAGGTAATTGAGGTATGAGAAATGAAACTTAAAGATTT
Proteins encoded in this region:
- a CDS encoding site-specific integrase, with protein sequence MDQLKVFFGYAESLPKERYTTELMLALSRLLVASGLRIGEAVSLSWSDIDLDNGAVSVSKTTHRAIIQSTPKTNKSNRVVLIDSKALAVLKHWRIFQAKHFLSIGKGKHELVFPGITGKVLDYQIIRPVLLKWFKACDLPQVGFHGFRHSHASLLLNAGVPYKEIQERLGHASIKMTMDIYSHLETDNQIKAVERFESIANF
- a CDS encoding TMEM175 family protein is translated as MNKSRVEALTDGIFAVVMTLTVLEFKVPEDGNLFSHHMLLLVLIYVTTFVALASIWNAHHQIMSFLKHTKVDELILWANHLVLLVVCLFPFVTVAHAEHPESTSASISYVSIYLLTWLVLICFSELIYRLCNKSETLRLRNKQRLRIFFIFLLPGALISLFWLYALPIVTLLMAISWGRHIEFD